Part of the Tachypleus tridentatus isolate NWPU-2018 unplaced genomic scaffold, ASM421037v1 Hic_cluster_2, whole genome shotgun sequence genome is shown below.
TGAACCCAccatcctcagattatgagtcgagcaccctaaaatctggccatgccgggctgctaTTGATGCACCTACAGATTTCAATCAACTTATGAAATCACTTTTCGCACCCCAACATTAAAAGAGTGAGGGAAATGCCTTATTTTAAGCCaataaaaatttcagttaaaattaagaaaagtcGGATTAGataatttttcaacaaaatgttCCCCATTGGTTCATGAGGAGCCTGTTAAAATATTTGACTGTATTTCGCTAAATTACTCTCCGCTTTATTAATGAAAGAAGTTGATAGTTACAAGCGAAAATGTCGAAAATAGTTACAAAATTAGCAATGTACGTTATTTATACCATAGTAACGCCTGGcaatgttttttgtaatataccTATAAGATATGTCAgctcattgttttatttgtaacatgaaaTTTCTTGTACAGTAGTATTAATtacttgtaataatttattaatttttccctgtaaaacaaattaaattacgctacctaaattaaaattatagtatGATTTTATTTAGTTCTGGGCGTAAAAGACACACAATCATCATATAGCGAactacttagaaaaaaaaaacatcattacaTTCAACTCTTATTCAGAGAGGCAGTATTtttgctattaaaataataatacagaaaccGTCTTACATTCTTATACAAACTTGACGTAACTATTTGGAGTGAGTCTAGTTTTTTTTATCCACCTTGTGTTGAACATCTTTTAACTCTGGGATCGGTGTTATCAAACCTTTCCAATCGCAATACGACAAGACGTTTCTTGCTGCGAGTTTAGCCATATTTTGTCTAACTGTTACTTCTGCAGTTCCTATGTGGGGTAGAAGGACCAAGTTTGGTAGAGTGGTGAGTCTGTGATCTTTTGGTATCGGTTCAGGAACCATGACATCCAAACCAGCAGCACGGATCTTTCCATGTTTTAAGGCATCGTATAAATCATCATGTTGGACGACTTTTCCTCTGCTCGTGTTGATAAATATAGCAGTAGATTTCATCAGGTTAAACTGCTTAGCAGTAAACAGTTCTGTTGTTTTGTCTGTCAGATTGCACGTACAAAGAACGAAGTCCGACTCCCTCAGAAGATCTTCAAATTCTACATAGCGGGCTCCCATACTTTCTACAGCATCAACAGGTTTGTGTATATCATGGTATACAACTTTATTGACcttaaatgataaaattctttCGGCAACAGCCTAACCGATTTTTCCTATGCCCACATGCCCACAGTGGCATTTTAAAGTCCTACACCACACATCCATTAAGGGTCCCACATATATACCCACTCTCCATTTTTTTATAGCGTTTGAAGCTTCAAACAGTCGTCTCCCAGTTATCAGCATAAGAGCAACTGTTAATTCGGCAACGCTATCAGTTGGTATCCCTGGTGTATTACTTACTAGGATGTCGCGTTTCCTGCATTCATTAATATCAATATGGTCGTACCCGACAGAATTGGTCGCGATTACTTTCAGTTGCTGTCCAGCTGCATCAAGTACTTCACTGTCGATTATATCTGTTGTTGAACAGTAAATAATATCCTTTCCCTGAATACCCTTAATAAGCGCCTCACGTGGTATTGTTTTGGGTTCTTTATAAAATTCAACATCACATACCTTCCTCAACATGTCGTTCACTTCCTGCGATATGTCAGGCCTAGTaacaaaactttgtattttgtcatGGTGACTACGTTTTATCGTTAGCAGTGCTACACTATCCGTGTAATGCTCAGTGAAACTCAGTCACTCGCATAGCTCAAGATTCATTATATAACCGATATTGGCGGTAAGCGCCATCTCTGGATAAACACgtgcaaaaggtttgtttgtgatTATTTGAGTTAACCCAAAAGTGTTGAATTTATAGAGCCATAATTTTCCTTTTGTTGataatagtaacataaaactTAAGAATATGTTATTTAGCCAATAGGTCgctgcatttttatttttcttcatatcaGTGTTTCACATTCTAATGGTAACTGTTGaagaattgaaatatatattttcttattgaaaacaTACTTTAATATCAAGCCACACATTAtcaagtaatgtccgattttaggttcagaaaagagaaaggatttcaaacacttttaatgtcacttaatcaataatgtatgtttctttattattaattacttcctgccaacgattcacaagcttctgaatgccacttctataaaattattagggtttggaggaaaagaatgcagagaaggtagttttgacaatttcatgtgttccaagctcttttccatcaagatagttctgcaaacttcggaatagatgataatcagatgggaaaaggtctggagaataaggaagttGTGGAAGTTTCTCCAGTCTAGCTCTTTAATCTATGCAGATGTGgggtatggggccgtgcattatcctggtgttacacaacatctttacaactgatcaaagcaggcctcttttctttcagtgcaaactttgagcgctctaactgttgacaatagtagtctgatgtaatcgttacattaatagcagcaattcaaagtggataacaccaacaatatccaacCGAAagattaacaagactttcctagggtggtggtccattttgggctgtgctttagccagttcacCTGCACgtagccattgtctgcggcacttaacatttttataaaatatcaattttttcttctccagtcactaacctgtccaaaaaaggtgagttacatttacgagagtgcagagaagtgcaaatgtccactcttgctctaaggttggcttctgtcaaatcatgggtgCCCCATTTGCCAAGTTTTGAAACGTTTTCAAGCTGCtgtagatgacggtgaactgttgaatggtttGAAATTagcttttgtgctagttcttcaacagttacagcacagtcttcatcaagtgcagccagcaacaagtcatcGTTAAACTATATAGGATGACCTGATCGTGGCGCATCACATAAActgcagtcacctgatctgaacttctgaaacaccttcgacattttctttcattgagagatttcgcatcataaacaccttgaatgtttcgtgtagtttctgctgcacggTTGTCTTTcttaaattcataaagcattatatgcctaatgtgcttctcaTACTCTATActacatatttcagtcattaaagtCTTTTGCAAAGACAAAAATGAcaatacactttctgtattatatttttgaaaattacttatgggatgacctgatagtttttccttctttttttttttaatttcgcgcaaagctacacgagggctatctgcgctagccgtccctaatttagcagtgcaagactaaagggaaggcagctagtcatcaccacccaccgccaactcttgggctactcttttaccaacgaatagtgagattgaccgtcacatttttcGCCCCCcgatgctgaaagggcgagcatatttggtgtgacggagattcgaacccacgatcctcagattatgggtcgagcgtcttaaccaccgaGCCAGGCCAGGACTCTTTATAGTTCAACAATACgtctgtgaaattaaaaaaccgAATTTTGTTAACCGTTGTGCGTACAGCAAAAATAGTCTATTGCAAACTTTCTACTTACCTACAAACAAACGCAtccaaaacatataaattatggTGAATTAGAACAAAGCGTACGGTGAAATTTTCTCGTCTTCTCCAAAATGTGTAAATTGTATTagggtttacatataaaatatctgtttatctaCATTTTGTACTGATAAAGACcaagataaaatttatttgtatgtttcttttttaagcacaaagctgcataatgggctgtctgtgccgTGCCCACcaccggtttttagcggtgtgagctcCAAGACTTACCGCTGGTCAAAAGAAAGTATGTTCTCTTTCTAACAAAAGTAAACAGAATATGGTGCTTcttaatagtttcttttattcgATATTAGAACGGTAAAAAATGTTTGATCAAGGTTTATATTTCAAAGATTACAATAGGTATGAgtgatattttagttacacaGTCCACCTTGAGGAATCAAATTCCGGATTTTACCTTTAAAGGTTCGTATGCTTACTGCTGTGACTTACaacttacttttataaagttaattacacTTCATACATCTGAGTTTACGATAGTGAAATACCATTAGCATTAATTTGttgcaaaatgttttttaatttcctttatacatgactcataatctgagggtcgcggattcgaatcaccgttgcacaaaacatgctcgccctttcatccttggggcattataatgtgacggtcaatcccatattcgttggtaaaagagtagcccaagagttggcagtgggtggtgatgactggctgccttccctgtagtcttacactgttaaattagggacggctagcacagatagcctcgtgtagctttgcgcgatattcaaaagaAAACTTTTACACATACTGCTCGGATAATTAAACTAACGCTTTGTCTCTTTCGCCAATAATTGAGAttccaaaacaataatatttttgccAAATTAATGTTGTTTGTAAGAGAAAAGTAAATGATTGTGTTATTTAcgttcattcaaaaataaaagtttatttagtaattCCTTATAAAGAAGAGTGTGAAATAACTTAATGTCTAGGTCCACACACTTAGTTATGTAAACTTTTAATATCactagattttattttttctgtaattggTGTTCATTGGTATGTCCTCATACCAGTTTCATAGGAATAACTCTCCAAGAATATTAGAACTGTATAATTTGTTACAGTCACTAAAGAGGTTGTATGTAAGATCCTGAGCTTGGAACCTTGTTGGTTAACTCTCTTGCTGTCAACGTATTATTATTATCTCATGCTGGTTGTCACATTGTTTTGCGTGTTAGTACTGTAAATAGGAGTgcgttacataaaaaaaattatatcttcatTACAAATGAGCATATAAACATCACATTTTCCTAGTTTGTTTGGAACATACATAGTTGGGTAATCAATCTTGTTCAAACATTTCCATTTCTTCCAGTGTTTCCCACTGAGATCCTGTTCTGAAATGGTCGATGGTTAGGGTTCAGGCAGAGATTGGGACTGTACTTGGGGTGGAATTCCTGAACTGTTTCCTCGGGCCCTTCCCTGTGATTTCACCGACCTTCCCCTTGTAGTGGAACAACGCCCCCTCGTGGTTTTAACTGTCTCTACTATCTTGGTTACTTTCAATTTGCTTTGTATGCTTAATTTACTTTCTTCACCATTGTTTTCCGAGTCTTCTTCTGAGCTTTCGTACTCAAAGCAGTCACTCCTTGAGTCTGAATCTTGCTGAGTTATTTACaaaacttgagctgcagtgaatgatgaaCACCTACACGAAGCCATCTTGGAAACTTTGTTGACAACATTCTTCCCTTTTTCTGCATCCCGGAAACAATACTAATCACGTGATCAGATTCATGAATAAGTAAATATTCCAAGATAAACATCTAAGGCTTATTAAGTGGAAGCTATGCATTTGCCCTAAAGTGCTCCTACCTGatgaataaaaaaagacaatataaaaatttgacgAGTGTCGCAAATGTCACAAAGTCGTAGGATCGACTGCAGTCGGACTTTGCAGTGAAAGAGATAATGACTGAAGTTGGTTTTTCtgattttctattgttatatgtttgaaTAAACATAATACATGACAGTCTCTCAAACATATACATTAATCGATAATCCACAGGTAACACACCgtttaacaaacagaaatttacATAAACAGCCAACCAACATAATACGGTAGCCACTGTTAATCTCGCTCAGAGATGTCACAACAAATACCTTACTGAAATCAAAGTTGTCAACTGTTAATGTAGTGGCTTCATATCAAATACCCTAATGAAATCAAAGTTGTTAACTGTTCATTTAGCGGTGTCATAACAAATACCCTAAAGAAGCCATAGTTACAACGGTAACACGTACAATGATGAAGAAAGATACTTAAGTTATGCAAATATTGTATGAAAGCAGAATACTTCAGTTATACTATGCAAGATAATCAATTATGCAACTTAAACAAATACTAAAGCATTTTATGCTGAACagtgtttcaaaatttcagtGAGCATTGGACTTTTGATACTTGTTAGCACAATGTTATTAGCAACCCCATTATGTCTTACAGATACAATTTTCTTGGCTGTGGAAATTCATTACAATTACACCTCCATGTCAAACCTGTGTTATAGTTATTAGTAACAAGTATTCTGGTTCATTCATGAAGTAAGCAACaattaagtataacattaaaccaATCTTTAAGTACAGTTTTACCAAAACATTCTCTAATTGAAATTGATACTCAAGACTCTACAATTTGATCTTTAGCTATATTTAACTGTTGTGAAATGTATCTATtgtgtgattgaaaaaaaaactgagtCAGGCTAGTACAGATACTTAtgtacatttctgtatttttgaaCTTTACACCATCACTGACATCATTGTTAGATATGACTGGACATGCACAGGACATCAGCAGCTGAACTtatcagaagaaaacaaatacGACTACACATTGTAGAAAATGTAGGTGGGGAAGTGGtaattgtttatgtttacaaaatgtcTTTATGGAATTTGTATAAAGTAGCAGCTTATAAGTCACTTACTTTAAGTGTAAACCAAACCTTTACTCAAAGATAAACAATCAttaacagtattttgtatttatggcaaaagcTACTGAAACTATCTGCCACaatctttaattttgagctacttATCAGAGAGAAGATAGCAAACCACTACTTCTCCCACCTCCTGTGCTTAGGGATTGACTGCTTCTTTTGTAACACACCCACTGCTTAAAGAACAGGAGACACCTTGTGGTATTGTAATGGATTTCATTTGATTGAAACTCAGGAAGAAAGATTACTAGTAACTTGTAGTATAAGTTATTACATACTCATGcagaaagtaaactaaatatacatcCTTATGCATACATGAAGTCAGACAGATGCTTCAGATATTTTGTCACTTCTGGATTATGGTAACTAATTAAACACCCTTGAAAGAGGTACAGATAGTCCTGAAGTACATTCCTATCTTGGTGTCTTCTTGTGTCTGTTAACCAGTTTGAAAGATTATTAACAgattcactttatttattttcaccatGAAACTTCAGTTCTCTTCTTTAACTATGTCAGAATTCGAAATATGTTCCAAAGTGATGCACTTGTTTCAAAGTtcctgtaaaattaaataaattgaaagacaaaGTAACTGAATAATTCTATATCCATAGTCTAGCACATTaccctaaaacaaaacaatcccaTCAAAGATAGGAATAATGAAATTACTgagactttaaataaaaaaacataaaccatGAAGCTACCAAGCTGAACAGATAAAATGGTCCCAGAAATATCAGATTTTGTTACAAATTACTGTTACTTATGCTGAAAATATGTTCTGAGccaatatgttacttgtaaccaGAAATTATGTTATGTAGCTACCAAATAATGCTTAATAACTAAACAActacatattatttgaaatttcattctTAATTAAGACTACTGACTTTATTAAAACCAGTATTTGAAAAACAGTCTTGTATTTGGGTATCACTTACTGCTAAGTTTAGTGCTGCTGTTATTTGTTGCCATGAGATTTTAGTCTTCTTTGACCAAAAATGCATCTAtgagattatttgttttgtaattacaaAGAGTGTTAAACTTTAACTGTATCTTATGAGGGCttattacacttgtataattCAAATGATCAAATAAAGGActtaaaatgttttccttaatttatGTAAGCAGGTACTAGTGTTACTATCAGAAAAGTTAACTGTGGCTAGTGTAAAAGAAATTGGAGTTGTGATGGGAAAGTAACATAATTTTCCTTTCCAGGATAAATTTATAAaggccacaaaaaaaaaacaaatggaaCAAGTGTGTAAATGTGTGTAGACAATTCTTTCAAGAAGGTTGGCAAAAACAGGTGGATGCTACTTTCAAgaaggttcacaaaaaaaggtGGAACAAATGAGTGAACGTGTAGACAATTCTTATACACTACTTTCaagaaggttcataaaaaaaGGTAGAACAAGTGCaaacaatttttacaataaaacactgtttcatACAAGGAAATGAAATGTGTACCTATGTTTAGCCAGTTCAAACATCTTTTGAAAGGAAGAAAATACTGATGAGAGAATTATTAAAAGTCAGTTATGTGGATGAACCATGtattttgaaaatggaaaaaccaCGATCAAACAGCACATTCTCTTTAAACAAAAAGCAACTGGAAACagagtttattaaatgttttgattttttaaaatattcaacagaatAGTGTACAAGGGAAAAAATTCAAAGAATTCAAATCTACCGTTATATTACGATAACCTCCCAACTACTCCTGAAGAGAATGATGCATCtcgaaaattttgttttctccatGACAAAAGTAACTTCTACAAGAAAATGAAGACAAAGAACCTGCCTCCCAATGGTACagaggatttacaatgctaaaataagggtttcgattcctctcggttggctcagcagatagctcgatgtggctttgctaatagaaaacacacatacacaaagaaCCTTCCAATAGTAAGTTGAAAGAAATCTGTGTCAAGAATTTAACAGGAGGAAGAATGTAAAGCTGTACACAaagtatttctattttattattggcAAGTCATCTAATTATTAGATTCAAAGAGGTCTGGGAACTAGAAGGTTACAGAATAAGGTTGTACAGTCGTTTTTTCCAAAAACACAGTTTTACTtatccacagaaaacaaaacaaaacaacaacaataaaaaacatgtaattcaccacctaatgtcaataataataacttagaGAATGTGATGAAATGTGGTATTTTACCAGTTTTCTATTGAGTAACTGGCAGAATAACAGGAGGTTCACCAGGAAATGTACTCTAGAGCAAAATTCTAAATTCTCTAACCTTGACTGAAGTTGAAGCAAAGAGAGAGACTGGCTTCAAGTAAAATCTTTATCTCAAACATTCATTAAACAGTCAAAGACAATAACAAGTGTATCACTTAGGTGTCTTTACTGGAAAGCttaaatatcaattatatttGTAGCAAAATATAATCATATCTGTGATCATTACTGATGGtacatactaaaaaaaaacaacaacatggaagcatatatgaaaaatattgccattctttttagggttaacattacTGTATAAAAGTACAACATGaataccaatacaaaggaacacctttatacataaactgtattaataaatataatcaaacatcaagcacaccctctacattcctacactcaattacacaacccccttcaaacatgtggtcagctatcggtcagttacctctttctttctttgtgaacctgacagagacagaagaaggtcaaaacgttgtttgcccctctacataaaaaaaattttctcaactcataccagccgtttttaaatatataaaaatacatcatgtttTACTTGAAAGGAATTTTTCCTAAAAACAACCACGCTGATTGTTGTCTTaaattaaaactacacaaataacatattgaaaaaagttttaaaaatgtatattaaacaaggTTGTAGGAAATGTTTCAACACCCAGACAAACAGTAAGTTTTAGTGTTATTAACTGAATacagggcccaacatggccaggtgggttaaggcgttcgacttgtaaccttagggtcgcaggtttgaatccgaGTTGCACCATAGTTCCAgctatgggagcattataaagttattgtcaatcccactattctttggtaaaagagtagcccaaaagttggcagtgggtgatgatgactagctgccttccctctagtcttatactgctaaattagataagGCTAGCACAGGtaatccttgagtagctttgtgcaaaattcaaaacagacaaattgATGACAGAAGAGAATGACAGAAAGTTGCAGGCCTGTTACCTTAAGTATAAATATGTAAGTttcaatactttataaaaaaaagacaaaatgatCTTGAATGTCATTTTCATTATCTTAATGATTTTCACGAGTtcagtatttattaacaaaagaagTTGCATTGTTTTATCTTAAGAATATGACACTTAGAAAATCTACAGAAATGTACTGTTACTTCATGCACTTGACTACTGTGAATGTAAATTAATAGAGCTTATTTACGTTCAGTGAAGTTTCCTTGCTGTTATGTTTTAGATCTGTAGAAAACAAATGTGGTATGTATAAGTTAACAACAGGACAACACAAGGAGtaccaaataacaacaaatgcTGACTTACAATATCTGCTAGAAAGGTCATCTCTTACTGTGTACTGATCTATGAGACTAGAACTTCTTTGTACTATCTCCAGCTTTGTCAATATCCTGTAAACAGATCAAAATCTTATGTTATCTAGATTCTAATCTCTTAATGCAAAGGACCTGTCATTAAACGTAACAATACAGaaatacctaaattataaaaacaataaacaaagtccCTTTCTTGTGGACATGACATGGagaaaaagctacacaagagaaataaagtaatttatttgacaaaatttgATGATAAGTCcactaacttctttataaagtacttgtgttgatataaatttgatgataaatc
Proteins encoded:
- the LOC143242218 gene encoding glyoxylate reductase/hydroxypyruvate reductase-like — its product is MLRKVCDVEFYKEPKTIPREALIKGIQGKDIIYCSTTDIIDSEVLDAAGQQLKVIATNSVGYDHIDINECRKRDILVSNTPGIPTDSVAELTVALMLITGRRLFEASNAIKKWRVGIYVGPLMDVWCRTLKCHCGHVGIGKIG